The following nucleotide sequence is from Saccharothrix texasensis.
CGTTGTAGGACACGCCGAGGCGGCCGACCCACCCGGCCTGGCCCAGGTTGCCGCTGTTGGGCAGGGCCGTGGAGCGCGTGGCGATCCGGTTCTCGAACTTCCAGTTGACCAGGTCCCGGGACGAGTAGACCGGGATCGAGACGAAGGAGACCTCGTTGTCGTACTTGCGCGTCGGGTTGGCCCGGTAGCTCTCGGCGCCGAGGTAGTGCACGCCGTACCAGTAGTAGGTGTCGCCGAACTTGAAGACACCGCCGCCCTGCGAGTAGATCGGGTTGCCGCTGGTGTCGTTCCAGAACGTGTTGTTGGTGATGGTCTGGAACGTGCCCTCGTCCGCGGCCTCCAGGTCGGCGGCGGCGGTCACCAGGGCCGTCTTCGCCGCCGCGACCTCCGGCTCGCTCGCCGAGGCGTTCTTCGCGACGCCGTCCGCCGCGGTCAGCGCCTCGGCGAAGGGCTTCCAGGAGTCGGCGGTGTACTCGGCCGGGACACGGGTCCGGTAGTCGGCGACCGTCGTCGTGAGACCGTGCGGGTCCGCCGCCGTGTCGCCGGGCGCGGCCTGCGCCGCCTGCGGCAGCACCGTGGAGACGGACAGCAGGGCCGCGACGAGCATCGCCCGCCGCTTCATCGGCGTGCGCGGTGTTCGGGTCATGGTGGTGCCTTTCGCTGCGTGGGCGCTGTTCACTCGCTGTTCGAACGCGCCGGGGTTCCAGGAGTCGCGCGTGGCGGCCGTGCCGTTCAGGTCGGAAGTGAGGCAGTGGCGACTGTGCACGTGCACAGCTTTGCAATAGCGATTTCCCCAGTTCAACTAGGCAGACTGGAGCATTTCGCTTATTTAGCAGCACAGTTTCTGTGAACGTGCACAACGATGGGCGACCGCACGAAGATCCGCCCGGCGACGTTAGTTAAAACGTTTACACCGACCGTACCCAGCTTAGAGGAAGGCTATCTGCTGTCAACAGCTTGACAGGCGTAAACGCTTTCACAAGGCGATGATTTCCTGGGAGCGATGGGGGCGCGGGCGCGACGCGGTGGCCGCCCCGCGTCCGGGCCAGGAGGCAGGCTCGGACGTGGGGCGGGCAGGGGCGACCGGGTGGTGCCGGCTCAGCCGGTGGAGAGGACCGAGGACAGGATCGGCGCCAGCCGGTCGGCGATCTTGCGGTGACCCTGGTCGTTCGGGTGCACGTTGTCCGTGGTGTCGGTGGCCTCCACGATCCAGCCCGTGGTGTCCACGAACCGCACCTTCGAGTCGTTGACGACGGCCACCGCGGCCTGCGTCTCGGGGATGAAGCGCTTCCGGAAGGTCTGCATGGCCAGGATCGTGGCGTTCGGGTACTTCTGCCGGGCCCGCTGGATCAGGGTGACGTAGGCGCTCTGGAACTGCTCCTTGGTCACGCTGTGGCCGACGTCGTTGGTGCCCAGGTTGATCACCACGGCGTCGGCGCGGTAGCGGGAGAAGTCCCAGGTCGCCGCGTCGGCCTGCAGACCGGTGCGCAGGAACCGGTCGCTCATGCCGATGCAGCCGTCGGCCGCCGACACCAGGCACGCGCCGCCCACCGCGATCTGGGTGTGGCCCGTGCCGAGGCGCTCGCCGACCAGCCAGCCGTAGGCGGTCAGCGCCTGCTTGGACGACTGCTGGCCCACGGTGATGGAGTCGCCCACGAACTCGATCAGCTTCGCGGGCACGGGCGGCGCGAACGTCGACGCGCCGGCCTCCAGCTGGATGCCGCGGAAGACCGCGTCACCCTTGTAAGAGCCGGCGATCGGCCGGTAGGACACGCGCAGGGTGTGGTTGCCCGCCGCCAGCGGCGTGGGGGTGAGGTCCACCGTGCCGCTGCGGTTGACGTAGGAGACGTCCGGACCGCCGTCGACGCTGACGAAGAAGTCGATCGCGTTGCGCTGCTTGAGCTGCACCGT
It contains:
- a CDS encoding RICIN domain-containing protein; this encodes MRSAVALVVGAVAVLAPAAPSARAATVDTSATYVVVARHSGKVMQVRSAVDGGAVVQASRSDSSAQQFQFVDSGGGFFRLRSRYSGRVVDVASASTANGADVVQWTDRDAVNQQFGVVDTDSGYVRLVNRNSGKALDVWERSTAEGARISQYDVNSGANQQWQLVRLGTTTPGGNGSPTDPNVKYFGRWNTSDPTAYVSEWAGAYVTVGFTGRTVQLKQRNAIDFFVSVDGGPDVSYVNRSGTVDLTPTPLAAGNHTLRVSYRPIAGSYKGDAVFRGIQLEAGASTFAPPVPAKLIEFVGDSITVGQQSSKQALTAYGWLVGERLGTGHTQIAVGGACLVSAADGCIGMSDRFLRTGLQADAATWDFSRYRADAVVINLGTNDVGHSVTKEQFQSAYVTLIQRARQKYPNATILAMQTFRKRFIPETQAAVAVVNDSKVRFVDTTGWIVEATDTTDNVHPNDQGHRKIADRLAPILSSVLSTG